A window of the Procambarus clarkii isolate CNS0578487 chromosome 19, FALCON_Pclarkii_2.0, whole genome shotgun sequence genome harbors these coding sequences:
- the LOC123757424 gene encoding WD repeat-containing protein 48 produces the protein MSMIAGHRQNSTHSTRKKVQISFVIRDEVEKFHRSSVNSLQYDPYLQRLYSAGRDSIIRIWNCKNQKEPYIQSMEHHTDWVNDIVLCCGGKNLISASSDTTVKVWNAHKGFCMSTLRTHKDYVKALAYARDREQVASAGLDKAIFLWDVQTLTALTASNNTVTTSSLNGNKDSIYSLAMNAPGTVIVSGSTEKQLRVWDPRTGNKLMKLKGHTDNVKALIVNRDGTQAISGSSDGTVRLWSLGQQRCIKTIRIHEEGVWALQANETFTSVYSGGRDKLIYKCETRTPDKYVLLCQEAAPILKMLLTPDNSSLYVATTNSAIRCWPLNNRLSSHVEDYCDNEEEQELRPVMTQPDWNIRGGPSIKQYTVLNDKRHLLTRDTEENVVLWDILKAAKVEELGKVDFDSEKEKRNKPIYVPSWFTVDLKTGMLTIHLAEKRDEVDCLSAWVSAKEADFPTQDGVDLKINYGELLLKALFEHWPRTYLFEENETGEGAEGGVTNHNGHTPRPGNEYFTIPPHTPVIISEIQGRTLYRLLCGDAGGDTEGVLLNETVPPWVLDIVVEKTSPKPKNKVYFFLLPHASSGIKREKKDRLSANDFIQIRKVQEHVYEKVLGGGSDAGSTTNNNNDRGSDDKAETASIAEERVQLLCNDKVLDPSMDLRTVQHFIWGNASQDLVLFYRPIK, from the exons ATGTCGATGATTGCAGGCCACAGGCAAAACAGTACTCACTCCACAAGAAAAAAAGTTCAG ATTTCTTTCGTCATTCGTGATGAAGTGGAGAAGTTCCATCGATCATCCGTTAATTCATTACAGTATGATCCATACCTGCAAAGATTGTATTCAGCAGGCCGCGACTCCATCATTCGGATATGGAACTGCAAGAACCAGAAAGAGCCATATATCCAGTCTATGGAACACCATACAGATTGGGTTAATGACATTGTACTATGCTGTGGGGGAAAAAATT TAATATCAGCCAGCTCAGATACTACAGTGAAAGTATGGAATGCTCACAAG GGTTTCTGCATGTCAACTCTACGAACTCACAAAGATTACGTGAAAGCCCTGGCGTATGCACGAGATCGTGAGCAAGTGGCATCTGCCGGATTAGATAAGGCAATCTTCCTCTGGGATGTTCAAACTTTAACAGCTCTAACAGCTAGCAACAATACAGTTACAA CATCATCCTTAAATGGCAATAAAGACTCCATCTATAGTTTGGCCATGAATGCGCCCGGAACCGTGATCGTGAGCGGCAGCACTGAAAAGCAGCTTAGAGTCTGGGATCCCCGCACTGGCAATAAACTAATGAAACTGAAAG GTCACACCGACAATGTAAAGGCTTTAATAGTTAATCGTGATGGCACTCAAGCCATATCGGGCAGCTCTGATGGCACAGTCAGACTGTGGTCATTAGGTCAGCAGCGGTGCATCAAAACCATCAGGATCCACGAAGAAGGCGTTTGGGCTCTTCAG GCAAATGAGACCTTCACTTCTGTATACTCGGGGGGAAGAGATAAACTCATTTACAAGTGTGAAACGCGTACACCAGATAAATACGTTTTGTTATGTCAAGAAGCTGCCCCAATTCTCAAGATGCTTTTAACTCCAGATAATTCATCACTCTATGTAGCCACTACAAACTCAGCCATAAGATGTTGG CCACTGAACAACAGGTTATCATCGCACGTTGAAGATTATTGTGACAACGAAGAGGAACAAGAACTTCGACCTGTAATGACACAGCCAGATTGGAATATTCGTGGTGGTCCATCCATCAAGCAGTACACAGTCCTCAACGACAAACGACACTTACTGACTCGTGACACTGAGGAAAATGTAGTTTTGTGGGATATTCTAAAG GCAGCAAAAGTAGAAGAATTGGGGAAAGTTGATTTTGACAGTGAAAAGGAGAAGAGAAACAAGCCTATCTATGTTCCTAGTTGGTTTACAGTGGATCTCAAAACTGGA ATGTTGACAATCCATTTAGCAGAGAAACGTGATGAAGTAGATTGTCTGTCGGCTTGGGTATCGGCCAAAGAAGCAGACTTTCCCACTCAAGATGGAGTTGatcttaaaa TAAATTATGGTGAATTACTATTAAAAGCATTATTTGAACACTGGCCAAGAACTTATTTATTTGAAGAAAATGAAACTGGAGAAGGAGCAGAAGGTGGGGTGACAAACCACAATGGTCACACTCCGAGACCAGGCAACGAATACTTCACtattcctccacacacaccagttatAATAAG TGAAATACAAGGAAGGACGCTGTATAGATTGCTGTGTGGCGATGCAGGTGGTGATACCGAAGGTGTTCTGCTTAATGAAACTGTACCTCCCTGGGTACTAGACATTGTGGTCGAGAAGACCTCTCCCAAACCCAAGAACAAAGTTTATTTCTTCCTGCTTCCACATGCGTCTTCTGGTATCAAGAGAGAGAAAAA GGATCGGTTAAGTGCTAATGATTTCATCCAGATCCGAAAAGTGCAAGAGCACGTTTACGAGAAAGTTTTAGGTGGCGGCAGTGATGCAGGTTCAACTACTAATAATAACAATGACCGAGGGAGTGACGATAAAGCAGAAACGGCATCAATTGCTGAAGAACGTGTTCAGCTCCTGTGCAATGACAAG GTATTGGATCCAAGTATGGATCTACGCACCGTGCAGCACTTCATCTGGGGAAACGCCTCTCAAGACTTGGTATTATTCTATCGACCAATCAAGTGA